In the Oscillospiraceae bacterium genome, CACAGTCCTCTTTGGCTAATGTCGCTATCACAGAGTAATTATCTGCCGCAACTTTTGAAAACACTTTATCTCCGTGAGCCAAACAGTTCCGACAACTCTTAAAGTACTTATAAATCAACCGGAGATTATCGCAATATGTGCTACGCCCTGTAATTTTAAAGCATCCTTTTATTTGAGACGTCGGCTCATTTTTGAGTTCCGTTTCAAAGGAAAGAAACTCTCCTTTTTTCATATCTGAAGCAATATCCTTTTTCTTTCTATTTGACACCAAGGTCAATACGCTACAAACAAAGTCATCAACCCATGCGTCGAATATCGCTGTCGCATTAATTAGTAAAATTTCTGATATGAATTCTTCTTCCTGCTCCCATGTATAACCATGTGCGATTCGTTCTAAATTTAATCCGTGTATATACAACCCTTTAACTACCGCACTCTTGGCCGCATTATTATTTTCTCCAGGATTGTTGACAAAAAACTCTGTTGCATCTTGCCTCAAATTCCACAATCCTGCATCTAAGGCCCACACCATATCAAATGTTTTCGTGATTTCCTGACATGCAGACTGACTTGCTTCAAAAAAAGAACTAGCCATTTTATTACCTCAGTCTTAATCAACAACCCCGCTGCACCTTAGCCACAGTACTCTTACTGTGTTGCCTGCTGCCCACCACGGAGAGGTGTGCAAAGTTTCGAGCAGCAATGGGAGCTCACGCTCCCAGTATATCACAAGTTCATTTTTAAATCATCCTTGTGATGAAAAATTATCTGATTGCGTTACTTCAGGTACTCTTCCGCACTCTTGCAGATTTCTGCTTCCACCTTCTCGGCGGCTTCCTTATTCTCTGCACTGACAGAAATATAGGTCTTGAGCTTCGGCTCGGTGCCGGAGGGACGCACCACAATAGAGCAGTTGTCTTCCAGCAGGAACTTGAGCACATCGGACTTGGGCAGACCATCCAGACCCGGTGCGTAGTCCAGCAGTTTGACGACCTTTTTGCCGCCGAACACCTTGATATCACCACGGAATGCCTGCATAATGCTCTGCATCTTGGCAAAACCGGCGCTGCCGTCGAACTCGTAGCTGTGCAGAGTGTTCAGGCAGTAGCCGTATGTCTTGTACAGTTCATCCAGCTTGTCCAGCAGGCTGATACCCTGCGTCGCATAGTAGCTGAACATCTCGCAGATCATGTACGCACCGTCCACACCATCCTTATCGCGGACGTAGGAGCCGGTCAGATAGCCATAGCTCTCCTCAAAGCCGAACACATAGCTGTCTGCCTTGCCCTGCTGTTCCAGTTTTCCAATCTGCTCACCGATGAACTTGAAGCCGGTCAGCACATTGATGGTACGCAGGCCGTAATGAGTAGCGATCTGCTCGCCCATGTCCATCGTCACGATGGTCTTGACCATGACCGGGTCGGCAGGCATCTTGCCGTGCTTGACGCGCTGGCTGCAAATATAGTCCAGCAGCAGCATACCCGTCTGGTTGCCGGTCAGCAGCTCGTACTCCCCTGCCTTGTTCTTGACAGCGATACCCACACGGTCACAGTCGGGGTCGGTGGCCAGCAGCAGGTCGGCGTTGCACTTCTTGGCATACTCCATGCCCAGTGCCATGGCTTCCTTGATCTCCGGGTTGGGATACGGGCAGGTCGGGAAGTTACCGTCCGGCTGCTCCTGCTCTTTGACCACGGTGATGTTGGTGTAGCCCGTCTCCTTCAAGGTGTGAGTCACAGGCTTCAGGCCGGTGCCGTTCAACGGGCTGTACACGATGGCCACATCCTTGTTGACGGTCTCGCCAAAGAGAACAGACTGGCTCTTGACCTGCTCCACAAAGGCAGTGTAGACCTCGTCCGGGATGTACCGGATGCTGCCCTCTGCCACGCCTACTTCAAAATCGCTGGTCTTGACGTCGGCAAAGATGTCCAGCTTCTCGATCTCAGCCAGAATTTCCGCAGCGGCCTCGGTGGTAATCTGGCAGCCGTCAGCGCCGTAGACCTTATAGCCGTTGTACTTGCTGGGATTGTGGGAAGCCGTCACCATGACACCCGCAGAGGTGTGCAGATAGCGGGTCGCAAAGGACACGGTAGGAACCGGCATCAGGACAGTCCAGATGTTGACCTTGACGCCATTCGCTGCAAACACACCGGCGGCGACTTTTGCAAACACATCGCTCTTGATGCGGCTGTCGTAACCGATGGCCACAGACGGCGTTTCAAAGTTCTTTTTCAAATAGTCTGCCAGACCCTGAGAAGCCTTTGCCACGGTATAGATGTTCATGCGGTTGGTGCCTGCGCCGATGACGCCGCGCAGACCGCCCGTGCCAAAGGCAAGGTCACGGTAAAAAGCGTCCTCGATTTTGGCGTCATCCAGCGTTTTCAGTTCCGCCACTACATCGGCATCTGCGGTGGCGTTTGCCAGCCAGCGCTCATATTCTTTTTTGATATCCATATTGTTTACCCTCTTACATCGAGAAATTGTGCCTGTCCATGTATCGTCAGTGTCTCGGAATCTGCCGGGACAAAGATGCAGTCTCCCTTATAGAACAAGATGCTGCCATCCTCATAGGAGATCGTGCCGCAGCCGTTGACGCAGAGCAACACCCGGAAGGCGATTTCATCCGCGCGGTAGTGCACCTTCTGCCGCCGCTCGGTGTTGACGATCATCCGGTACACCTCAAAATACTTGCAGCGGGTCAGCAGCTCAGAGGCAACGCCCTGCCGGTATTTCAACACACGGAGCGGTTGCTTCGGCTCTGCGCTGCCTTTCAGATTCGCTACATCCAATGCCTTTTCGATGTGCAGCTCCCGCTTTTTGCCGTCCTTGCCCACACGGTCATAATCGTACAGGCGGTAGGTCAGGTTGGAGTTTTCCTGAATTTCGGCCACCAGTGCACCGGCTCCGATGGCATGGATAGTACCTGCCTCAATAAAAAACAGGTCGTCCTTCTTGACCGGGACCCACTGCAAGTCCTTCATCAGGGTTCCTTTGGCAATGACATCCCGCATCTGCTGTTCGGTGCGCTCCCGTTTCAGGCCATACACGAGCTTTGCATCCCGTCCGGCATCCAGCACATACCACATCTCGGTCTTGCCAAGCTGGCCGTTTTCGTGCTCCTGTGCGTAGGCGTCGGTGGGATGCACCTGCACCGACAGATCCTTCTTGGCATCGATGAATTTGATAAGGATCGGCAGCGCATTCTTTCCCTTATGGCGCTCGCCCAGATACTCCGGGTGAGTTCTCAGCACCGCTGCCAATTCCTGTCCATCAAAGGCCCCGCCTACCACATAGCTGGGGCCATCGGGGTGCGTGGAGCACTCCCATGTCTCTGCCAGCGGAGTCAGGTCGATGTTTTTTTCAAATTCATCATTTAAACGACTGCCGCCCCAAAGATAATCCTTGCCGGACGGCCGGAGCAAAAGAGGCTTATTCTTGTTTTGCATAACTGCCTCCTGCGGTGTCTCAATATTCCAGTTCGAACTTCTGCTTGTCGTGGACGTCGATGGCTTCGCCCAGCTGCACTTCGATGAGCTTCAGCTCGGTCTCGGCGATGATGGTGTGGCGGCAGCCTGCGGACATGGTGATGACGTCGCCCGCCTTCACATTCTGCTCCATGCCGTCCACAATGGTCTTGCCCTCGCCGGCAATGACCGTCCAGACCTCGTCCCGGTGCTGATGGCTGTGGTAGTTCATCTGATGGCCTGCATTCAGGGTCACTTTGATGGTCATGGAAGCCTTATCGATGTCGATGACCTTAAAGCTGCCCCACGATTTTTCGGCAAACATGACACGATGGTCGAGCGTGTTAACATAGGGCTTGATGTAACTGGACTGCTCCTTATCCGAGACCAGAATGCCCTCCGGGCTGGCAGAGACCACCACATCCTTCAGACCCATGCAGAGGATGGGCACATCCAGCTCATTGACCACATGGACGTTCTCGCACTTCTCATTGAACAGTGCCTCGCCGATCGCGTGACTGTCCATTGCCTCGGTCAAAGTGTTCCAAGTACCGAGGTCTTTCCAAGTGCCTGCAAAGCGCATGACCTCGATCTCCGACTCATGCTCCACCACAGCATAGTCGAAGCTGATTTTGTTCAGGGTATCATATTTATTGAACAGATCATCGTAGTCTACAAAATCAATGAGCTCGTGGGCGCGGTTCAGCACATAGCCCAACTTGAAGGCGAACACACCGCCGTTCCAGAGCGCACCCTTTGCAATGTAATCCTTTGCCACTTCCTGCGTCGGCTTTTCCTTGAACATGGATACCTTGCTGACCTGCTCTTTGCCGATGGGGATGATATAGCCGTATTTCTCGCTGGGATAAGTCGGTTCAATGCCCATCAGGACCAGATTCGCGCTGCTGACGGCGGCACGGTCGCCCAGCGCTTTCAGCGCCTCAAAGTAGTCGTTCTCCACGTAGGGGTCTACCGGACAGACGACCACGGATTCTTCCTCGCCGACGCCCTGCACATCCTTCAGGTAGGCTGCTGCCAGTGCGATGGCCGGAAAAGTATCCCGGCGGCAAGGCTCCACGCTGATGCCCACTTCCTCGCCCAGCTGATTGTGGATGGCCGAAACCTGCGATTTAGAAGTAGCAATGGTGACCGTTGCATCGGTATCGACCGCCTTGATCTGACGGTAGACACGCTGCACCATGGATTCCAGCTCGCCGTCTTCCCGGTGGAAGATCTTGATAAACTGTTTGGAACGGATATCGTTGGAAAGCGGCCACAGACGCTGGCCGGAACCGCCGGACAATAACACCAGATTCATAATTTTTCTCCTGTCGTCCATGGTGTATCTGAAAAGTCGAAAATTTAGTCTATTTCTACAAGCACAGCTGGATTTTGCGTTAAACGGCCTTGAAATCCACAAAGGATTCCTGCGGCCATTTGCCTTAAATCCCGCTTGTGCTTGCGAAATATTCGTCATTTTCTTTGTTTTCAGATACACCTTAGCAAAAAGGGCCGTGGCCCTGCACGGACACACGACCCTTTCAAATCGTTTATTTATTTTAGCTTTTGCGTTTAGCGCTCTGCACGCATCGGGTTGTTCAGGAAGTCCTCGTAGGACAAGCGCAGGCCGTCCTCCAGCTCGGTCTTGTAGCTCCAGCCCAGATTGGTGGCCTTGGACACATCCAGCAGCTTGCGGGGAGTGCCGTTGGGCTTGGTGGTATCCCACTTGATCTCACCGGTGTAGCCCACGACCTTGGCAACCAGCTCGGTCAGCTCCTTGATGGTCAGCTCCTTGCCGGTACCGGCGTTGACGGTCTCATTGCCGGAGTAGTTGTTCATCAGGAAGACGCACAGGTTTGCCAGATCGTCCACATACAGGAACTCACGCAGCGGAGAACCATCACCCCAGCAGGTAACGCTGGGCAGATTCTGCTCCTTGGCCTCATGGAAGCGGCGGATCAGTGCCGGGACCACATGGCTGTGGGTCGGGTGATAGTTGTCGTTGGGGCCATAGAGGTTGGTGGGCATGACGCTGATGTAGTCGGTGCCGTACTGGCGGTTCAGGAACTCGCAGTACTTCAGACCGGAGATCTTTGCCAGTGCATAGGCCTCGTTGGTCTTTTCCAGCTCACTGGTCAGCAGGCAGCTTTCCTTCATGGGCTGAGGAGCCATGCGGGGGTAGATGCAGGAGGAGCCGAGGAACTCCAGCTTCTTGCAGCCGTTCTTCCAAGCCGAGTGGATGGCGTTCATCTCCAGCGTCATGTTGTCATACATGAAGTCGGCCAAGGCCTCCTGATTGGCCACGATGCCGCCGACCTTGGCAGCAGCAAGGAACACATACTCCGGCTTCTCCTGTGCGAAGAACTCTTCCACAGCATCCTGACGGGTCAGGTCCAGCTCCTTGTGGGTGCGGGTGATGATATTGGTGTAGCCCTGACGCTGCAGCTCACGGACGATTGCAGAGCCCACCATGCCGCGATGACCTGCAACATAAATCTTAGCATTCTTTTCCATCATAATAAGACGCTCCTTTATTCAGTCAGCGTCAGCAGCTTTGAAACGATTCCGGCCGCTGCGTTGTGATATTCCGGCACTGCCGGATAGGTGATCTGTTTCATTTGTTCGAGCAAGTCTGACATTTCCGTCAGCTGCTCGTAGGTGACTTTTATCGCCAGCTTTTTCTGTTCCAGTAAACGGATGGTCGTGCGATCTTCCAACACGCTGTCACGCGCAAACAGAGCCATTGGCTTTTGCGCCAGCAGGCATTCGGCCACCGTGCCCCAGCCCGCCTTGGTGATCACGTAGTCTGCGGCTGCCACATAGTCCTGCGTGTGCAGCGTTGAATAGGGAATCACCGTCACATTGCTTCCCGTCAGCGGAACGCCCTCTGTGACGTAGAAATGAGCCTCCACGCCTTCTACCGAGACAGGCTGTGTGAACTGTGCCGACATTCCCAAGGCCACAAACACGATCGGGCAGGTATGGTGCGCACGAATCACCTGAATTTCGTCCGGGTGGAAGGGGCGCGCCACCAGTGAAGCTTCGCTCAACTCTGCCTGAGACAGAAATTCCAGCATTTCCGGGTTGTGCAGCGCATAAAGCATCCCGTACCGTATCTTCCGGTACTCTGCGGCATACGCTTTCCAGATGTGTTCCGGCAAAAACTCCCGGTACAGCTCCGTCCATGTGAAATTTCCCACATAGAGCATCGGCACACCGGCCTGCTCACAGGCTGAAATCGACCAAAGCGGCATATCGCAAAGGGCAGCGGCAATCTCCTGTTGATGCAGCCATTCTGCCTCCCGTTTTGCCCGTTTTGGCAGTTCAGCCAGATACTGCTCACAGGCATCGGTCAGTGCAACCGTATCGACCAGCAGCGTGCCTTGCTGAAGGATCAATCCAATGTCGGTATGTTCTGCACGATACCGGATACGGGAGAACTGCTCCGGGGTAAGGAGCTCCAGCAGATTGGCTTTTGCAAATTCCAGATGCCGCTTCCCGCACACCACATAAACATACGCATCGATTCTGCGCACCGCTTCTGCGATCAGCGGAATATTCCGGGCGATATGCCCGAAGCCGTGATCCGACAGGTAAAAGCAGAGATTCTTTGCCTGCATCAGATGTTCTTCAGGGCCTTTTCGCGCTTTGCACGCTCACGGTCGTGCTTGGCCATGATCTCCACCAGCTGCTCGTAAGTAGTGGACTGCGGATTCCAGCCCAGAACGGTCTTTGCCTTGGTGGGGTCGCCCCACAGGTTGTCCACATCGGTGGGACGGAACCACTGAGGATTCACGCAGACCAGCATCTTGCCGGTAGCTGCATCATAGCCCTTCTCGTCGATGCCGGTGCCCTCCCAGCGGATGGTGATGCCGTTGGCGGCGAAAGCCTTCTCGGTGAAGTCGCGGACGGTGTGCTGCACACCGGTAGCAATGACGAAGTCTTCCGGCTTATCCTGCTGCATGATCAGCCACATGCACTCGACATAATCCTTGGCGTAACCCCAGTCGCGCAGGGAGTCCATGTTGCCCAGCTCCAGATGATCCTGCAGACCCTCGGCGATACGGCCGGCAGCCAGCGTGATCTTACGGGTGACAAAGTTCTCGCCACGGCGCTCAGACTCATGGTTGAACAGGATGCCGTTGACAGCGAACATGCCGTAAGCATCGCGGTACTCCTTGACCATCCAGAAGCCGTACTGCTTGGCCACGGCATACGGAGAGTAGGGGTGGAACGGGGTGGTCTCGCGCTGGGGAACCTCCTCGACCTTGCCGTACAGCTCAGAGGTAGAAGCCTGATACACCTTGCAGGTCTTGGTCAGGCCGCAAACGCGGACAGCCTCCAGCACGCGCAGAACGCCCAGTGCGTCCACATCGCCGGAGTACTCGGGGGCGTCGAAGGAAACCTGAACATGGCTCTGTGCAGCCAGATTGTAGATCTCATCGGGCTTGATCTCGCCCACCAGACGGATCAAACCGGAGGAATCGGACAGGTCACCGTCGTGCAGGGTGATAGCGTTCTTCTCGATCAGGTGGTCGATACGGGCGGTGTTGGAGATGGAAGCGCGGCGGACGATGCCGTGGACCTCATAGCCCTTCTCCAGCAGAAACTCTGCCAGATAAGAGCCGTCCTGACCGGTGATGCCAGTGATAAGTGCTTTTTTCATGTGTTTTATTCCTCTCCGAAAAATGATCTATCTTTTGATGAATTTAGTATAATTTTATCGTACAATTATATTTTATAGGTTAGAGTGCCTTCTCTAAAGGGCAAAAGCAGTGTTCTATTAGCACAATATTGGTTTTTGGTGCTCATGAAATATACCTAGCTGTATCCATTCAAGGCATGTGCTGCTCAAAAATCCTTTAAACTTTCCCCTGTGGTACCTCAATCAGCTCAAAACTATAGAACGTCCCATAAATATAGGACACGCCACGGATATCTCCCAGTGCTTTTGGCCGTTCTACCAGCGGCTTTCCTTCCGTCTTTTCAAAAGCAAGCAGTACCGAACTCCACGTCAGGCTCTTACTGCTTTCTCGACGATTGATTCACAGTTCCTTGGTCATTTCTCCATTCCGCCCGGTCTTGATCTTATAGGGAAACGGCAATCCTGATATCGTCTTGAACCGGTATCCTTGAAAAGCTACCACACACTTCCAGAGATGCTGTTCATCATGACTGCTCTGCAACGCTTCAATTGCTTTCTTCCTCTGCCGCATTCGTCGAAGTCCCTCTGCCACAACGCTGGTTTGCTCCCTCTCGCAGTTTTCTCTGAAATACACGCCTTTCTTATAAGGTAAACAAGAAGTCACAGATGCTTTTGACAAATTCAGTTCTGCAGCCGCCGCTTCCAATGCTTCTTTATAAGACATCCCCTGTTTTTCCTCAAAAGAAGCGTTCACCACATCTGCAATTTATAAACACCGGCCGTGATCAATAGCTTTCGCACCTTGATGGGATTGAGAGATAGTGTGTCTGCGATTGTCTGAAGGGAGTTATTTGTATAGAGAGCCACAGCCGCTTCCATCTGCTCCCGTAGGATAACGGATGCATCGTAGCCTGGTTTCAGCGGCTTCCGGCCTGCGCCGGGTTTTCTTGGTTTGTATGGTCTTTTATCTCCCACCGAGCACCTCCAACTTCATAGCATTCCGATCCTTTTCTGAAACAATGTACTCCCCATCAGGCCACGGCTCACCTTCCCAAATAAAATCCGAATCATACCGCACAGTCTTGGCGGCTTTACCGCAGAAATCATTATCTACACACCACTGCATCAAGGTATCATCTTCCAACGTCAGATACCCATGAGCAAAGCCTCGTGGTATATACATCTGCTTCCGGTTTTCAAACGACAACACCGCACTGTATGCGTGACCGAAGGTTTCTCCTGGACGCAGATCCACAGCCACATTGAAGATTGAACCATGTAGGCAGAACACCAGCTTCGCCTGGGCGTGTTCGCCTTCCTGAAAATGCAGACCACGCAGCGTGAACGCTTTCTTGCTGTATCCTTGGTTAATCTGTCGAACAGTAAAATTTATAGATTGGTCGTAAGGCACGGCAAGATATCCTCTGAAGTCTTCAAAGGCTGGGGCTGTGAGTATTATTGGCTTCGTCTGCCTTGTATCCATCGTTGCATCTCTCATTTTGTTTTCGTTTCAAACTATATGCTTTTTAGGAAAACACAGGGTCTCCCCTGTGTCACCACCGTTTCCGATATTCTCTTGGACTGATGCCTTCTACTTTTCGGAACATCCGACTGAAATAATTCGCATCTCTCATGCCGACCGCAGCACCAACTTCATCTACAGTCATATCTGTGAAGCGAAGCAGCTGCTTGGCTCTGGTGATTCGCTTTGAGATCAGATAGTTATTGACCGTTGTTCCGTATGTTTCTCTAAAGATTTTGGACAGGTAGAACTTATTGATAAAGAAGTGCTCAGCCAGATTATCCAGTGCGATTTTCTCCGTATAATGCTCATCCAGATACTCCTTTACAGCTGCCAGTTCCAACCGCTTTCGAGATATCGTCACGCTCTCCGGATGCCAGGACTGCTCCATCAGTAAGGTGAGCAAAATTCCCAGCTTCTCATTGATCCGCATATCTCGAATATAATCGGATGAAGAAGCAAGATCATAAAGTTCCGTAAGTAAATCCGTGAATGGCTTGATATCCTCCGGGTGGAATACGGGGCATCCGCCACGCTCTTTATACTTTTCATATACGGCAGGAAGAGATGGTGCATAGAAGTGACACCACTGGAGCGACCAAAGGTCATCTGAGGTCGAATGGCTGTACGCTTTCCGGCAGTCGATGAACACACAGTCTCTCTCGCTCAGATGATATGTTTGCTCCTCATAGGAGAGTTCTCCCTCGCCAGACAGAACGATAAGGCAAAGGAACGACACTAGATTCTCTCTCTGGGATACATGTGGATGAACAGCCTGCAAAGAACCTACCTCCTGCAGATGGAGCAAGGATGTTCTGGCAAAGGTTGATGGGGTGTAAATGATTCGGGAGGAACTTACGTAAGAAGACTGTGGGTTAAATAGTTCTTGGTTCATTAGCTGCTCCTTTCCAGTTTTTTCTTATATCAACTTCATCAATTGATCTTCGCTTTCGCTCATTGCTCTGGAAATACATGCTTCTCAGTAATTTCTACCATATATTCTTTCAAAAAATTAAGCTTTGTATCTCAATAATTAAATATGGTCTTTTACCCTATTTATTCTACAGTAACGCTCTTTGCAAGATTTCTCGGTTTATCAACATCAAGTCCCTTTGCAACAGATACATAGTACCCAAGCAACTGCAGCGGAATCACTGCCAAACTACCAACGAAGTGCTCATCCACCTTTGGAACATATACCGTGAAGTTTACCTGATCTTCAATTTCATACTTACCATAAGTAGTGAGCCCCATCAGATACGCTCCACGGCTCTTGCACTCCAACATATTGCTGATAGTCTTTTCGTAGAGTTCGCTCTGGGTAAGCACACCGATGACCAGTGTTCCCTGCTCGATTAGACTGATGGTTCCGTGCTTCAATTCGCCCGCAGCGTATGCTTCGGAATGGATATAGCTGATTTCTTTCAGTTTCAAACTGCCTTCCAAGCAGACTGCATAATCAATGCCACGGCCAACGAAGAACACATCGTGTGCATTGGCATACTTCGCAGCAAACCACTGGATGCGTTCCTTATCTTCCAGAGCTTTCTGCATCTTTTCCGGGAGAGTCAGAAGTTCAGAAATATAGTAGCTGTACTGCTCCTCCGTGATTTTTCCTCTCACCTTTGCGAACTGAACAGCCAAGCAGTACATGGCCGCAAGCTGTGCGCTGTATGCCTTGGTCGTAGCAACAGAAATTTCAGGGCCAGCAAGTGTGTAAAACACCTTGTCTGCTTCACGGGCAATACTACTACCCACTACATTGACGATTGCCATTGTGGTAATGCCCTTTTCTTTTGCCATACGCAGTGCTGCCAGTGTATCTGCTGTCTCCCCAGACTGGCTGACAACTATCACCAGTGCCTTCTGGTTGAGCGGCATC is a window encoding:
- a CDS encoding phospho-sugar mutase, which produces MDIKKEYERWLANATADADVVAELKTLDDAKIEDAFYRDLAFGTGGLRGVIGAGTNRMNIYTVAKASQGLADYLKKNFETPSVAIGYDSRIKSDVFAKVAAGVFAANGVKVNIWTVLMPVPTVSFATRYLHTSAGVMVTASHNPSKYNGYKVYGADGCQITTEAAAEILAEIEKLDIFADVKTSDFEVGVAEGSIRYIPDEVYTAFVEQVKSQSVLFGETVNKDVAIVYSPLNGTGLKPVTHTLKETGYTNITVVKEQEQPDGNFPTCPYPNPEIKEAMALGMEYAKKCNADLLLATDPDCDRVGIAVKNKAGEYELLTGNQTGMLLLDYICSQRVKHGKMPADPVMVKTIVTMDMGEQIATHYGLRTINVLTGFKFIGEQIGKLEQQGKADSYVFGFEESYGYLTGSYVRDKDGVDGAYMICEMFSYYATQGISLLDKLDELYKTYGYCLNTLHSYEFDGSAGFAKMQSIMQAFRGDIKVFGGKKVVKLLDYAPGLDGLPKSDVLKFLLEDNCSIVVRPSGTEPKLKTYISVSAENKEAAEKVEAEICKSAEEYLK
- a CDS encoding AraC family transcriptional regulator, translating into MNQELFNPQSSYVSSSRIIYTPSTFARTSLLHLQEVGSLQAVHPHVSQRENLVSFLCLIVLSGEGELSYEEQTYHLSERDCVFIDCRKAYSHSTSDDLWSLQWCHFYAPSLPAVYEKYKERGGCPVFHPEDIKPFTDLLTELYDLASSSDYIRDMRINEKLGILLTLLMEQSWHPESVTISRKRLELAAVKEYLDEHYTEKIALDNLAEHFFINKFYLSKIFRETYGTTVNNYLISKRITRAKQLLRFTDMTVDEVGAAVGMRDANYFSRMFRKVEGISPREYRKRW
- a CDS encoding dTDP-4-dehydrorhamnose 3,5-epimerase, with amino-acid sequence MDTRQTKPIILTAPAFEDFRGYLAVPYDQSINFTVRQINQGYSKKAFTLRGLHFQEGEHAQAKLVFCLHGSIFNVAVDLRPGETFGHAYSAVLSFENRKQMYIPRGFAHGYLTLEDDTLMQWCVDNDFCGKAAKTVRYDSDFIWEGEPWPDGEYIVSEKDRNAMKLEVLGGR
- a CDS encoding GDP-L-fucose synthase gives rise to the protein MMEKNAKIYVAGHRGMVGSAIVRELQRQGYTNIITRTHKELDLTRQDAVEEFFAQEKPEYVFLAAAKVGGIVANQEALADFMYDNMTLEMNAIHSAWKNGCKKLEFLGSSCIYPRMAPQPMKESCLLTSELEKTNEAYALAKISGLKYCEFLNRQYGTDYISVMPTNLYGPNDNYHPTHSHVVPALIRRFHEAKEQNLPSVTCWGDGSPLREFLYVDDLANLCVFLMNNYSGNETVNAGTGKELTIKELTELVAKVVGYTGEIKWDTTKPNGTPRKLLDVSKATNLGWSYKTELEDGLRLSYEDFLNNPMRAER
- the gmd gene encoding GDP-mannose 4,6-dehydratase codes for the protein MKKALITGITGQDGSYLAEFLLEKGYEVHGIVRRASISNTARIDHLIEKNAITLHDGDLSDSSGLIRLVGEIKPDEIYNLAAQSHVQVSFDAPEYSGDVDALGVLRVLEAVRVCGLTKTCKVYQASTSELYGKVEEVPQRETTPFHPYSPYAVAKQYGFWMVKEYRDAYGMFAVNGILFNHESERRGENFVTRKITLAAGRIAEGLQDHLELGNMDSLRDWGYAKDYVECMWLIMQQDKPEDFVIATGVQHTVRDFTEKAFAANGITIRWEGTGIDEKGYDAATGKMLVCVNPQWFRPTDVDNLWGDPTKAKTVLGWNPQSTTYEQLVEIMAKHDRERAKREKALKNI
- a CDS encoding sugar phosphate nucleotidyltransferase, which translates into the protein MNLVLLSGGSGQRLWPLSNDIRSKQFIKIFHREDGELESMVQRVYRQIKAVDTDATVTIATSKSQVSAIHNQLGEEVGISVEPCRRDTFPAIALAAAYLKDVQGVGEEESVVVCPVDPYVENDYFEALKALGDRAAVSSANLVLMGIEPTYPSEKYGYIIPIGKEQVSKVSMFKEKPTQEVAKDYIAKGALWNGGVFAFKLGYVLNRAHELIDFVDYDDLFNKYDTLNKISFDYAVVEHESEIEVMRFAGTWKDLGTWNTLTEAMDSHAIGEALFNEKCENVHVVNELDVPILCMGLKDVVVSASPEGILVSDKEQSSYIKPYVNTLDHRVMFAEKSWGSFKVIDIDKASMTIKVTLNAGHQMNYHSHQHRDEVWTVIAGEGKTIVDGMEQNVKAGDVITMSAGCRHTIIAETELKLIEVQLGEAIDVHDKQKFELEY
- a CDS encoding class I mannose-6-phosphate isomerase translates to MQNKNKPLLLRPSGKDYLWGGSRLNDEFEKNIDLTPLAETWECSTHPDGPSYVVGGAFDGQELAAVLRTHPEYLGERHKGKNALPILIKFIDAKKDLSVQVHPTDAYAQEHENGQLGKTEMWYVLDAGRDAKLVYGLKRERTEQQMRDVIAKGTLMKDLQWVPVKKDDLFFIEAGTIHAIGAGALVAEIQENSNLTYRLYDYDRVGKDGKKRELHIEKALDVANLKGSAEPKQPLRVLKYRQGVASELLTRCKYFEVYRMIVNTERRQKVHYRADEIAFRVLLCVNGCGTISYEDGSILFYKGDCIFVPADSETLTIHGQAQFLDVRG